The genomic window tGCCTAAACCATCATTTGCTTCGCTCTTCCAAATCCTTTGTAATATTCCACTTAATTGCCATTGTCTGCAGTAACAGGCTTTCCTAGAAGAGCTGGGGAAGTAATGACTCCCTTCCACATGAatcctttccctctgctttaattaaaacctGTGCTCCTGTTCCCAGGTGTGACTTTGCATAAGCGATTTGGGAGTCAAAGGCAAGTTCCCTGCCTGGCCCCCATCCacaggctcctggcacagctgtgccagTTCACATGGACAGGAAAGCAAATCTCTATGGATCTGCCATGCTTGGAACAGAGTTTATTCATTTTCAATAtcactgtgtttattttaaGTGTCCAGAGCTCTCATGGCTGAGGTTCCTGCCGCTGTGAAATCAGGGGTCGCTGCGTTTGGGTGGGGCGAGGGGTGATGTTTTCCCAGCAGAACGCTGCATTTTCAGCAGGCAGGATATTCCCACATCTCCACTCCCGGGGTGAGAGCACCCCCTTGCTACAGCCCAGCCGCCTCCCCATCCACGGGAGGGAGGGATCTTGGATCAGCTCATCCAGGGATCGCTCCGATGGCGCCCGCAGTGACTCACGGTTGGAATTGGGAGCGCTCGAAGGACAGGGGAGTGGGGAGCGCTGCTCTTTTCTGACTGAAAGGagacaaaacccaaccaaaccaaaccaaacccaaccaaaccccTCCTGCTCAGGTTCTTTCAAGTtcccagacagaaaaaaaagcagtggtTGGAAACACATCAACAAAAACAAGCTCTGAGATGCAGCCGATCCCCTTAATCTCCTCCTTTTGGATTGAGCTCCTGCACTTTTTGCGCACGTACATGAATTTGGGAGTGTTTTTGGTTTAGTTGCTCAGGGTCTCATCGCTCTGTCTTTCACCATTACTTCACCTGGCCAAGGTGGGCAGCCCTGGTCAGTGGGCAGAATCCAGTTTACAAAAGTATTCTGAGTGGGAATGAGGGGATTTCTTCTCCTGAATCTCGTGTCTAGCTCTTCATGGACACAAGAGAAAGATCCCCAGCTCTCAAGGCTTTACACAACCCAGACTTACTGTGGGGGTTGAAACTCCTGCACAAAGATTGGCCCAGGAGCAACATCAAGAGGCAAAAGCTATTTTAGAAAGTTTTTCCAACTGTGTGATCTCAGTGGAGTGAAggagggggtgggagggaaagTGGGTGAATTCCCCTCCACAGAACATCTTGGAGAGCCAGCAATGACGTGGAAACTGTTGGATAAATATAAGGCAgggggggagaaaaagggataaaaatacCACTTTAGAGGGAACTTTTGAATCCCGAGCCTGACAAGGAGATACTACAGAACCACAATCATTTCAAGCAGCtttttaactgtattttataAATCTCTATTAGGGAAAGTACTATTTAAGCTATTTTGATGTGATTTTCGAAAAGGCTTACTTACTGTCTTTCAAAGTCACGTTAACTAATTCCTCAGTTTCCCCTGGAACGAGGGGAGATGATTTTTCGTAAGATCCCAGAAAATACTACCATGACACAACTTCCACTCAGCTTATCTCTTCAAGCCCATGATCATTTagatccagaaaaaaaaattttgaataataataataaaaaatcacagattcagaaaaaaaccccacttgaataataattaaaaaaaaaaatcacactatCAGCACTGATCATTAAAACCACCCTCAGACCCACCTTTCCCAAGCCAACAACAGGACATGCATGACCCGTGGCGGAGCTGGAAACCTTGGAAAAGTCCCTGTTTTTCTTGTCTATCCAATATGTTAAACCTTTAAATGTGACTTGCAAAATCTTCGCTTTGCTCAAGCGAGTGAGTCCTTGGCTCGCCTGAGGGAAAGTGGCTCCCAGGGTCTCGGGAATCATGTTGCATCCTGCCCCTGAGTGCAGACCTCGTCCCATTCAATTCTAATTCCATGACTCAGAGCGGCGGCTTTGGTGGAGGGGGGGAGCTCCCTCTCGCCGTTACTTTCCTGCCTGCAAACAATGCATTTTTCAGCGCCTCACCGTAGCCGAGGTGTGTTTGACAAGGCAAGTTGCTGCAAGGCACGTCAAGTTCTGAATTCCCGTGCCAAGTTTTCCAAGCAGATAAAAGAGGAGGCTCCCAACCTCTCCCATTACAGGGGTTTCTGTCTCCATTGCCCtctgctcttttcctgctgcgcagccttttttttgttttcctctctcctgctctttgTCTTCCCAACTGAACCAGCCATGAGCCGGATCTCTTTCAGATCATCTACTGGAGGGGGCATGAGGGGCTTTAGCTCAGGCTCCGCTATCGtaggaggtggtggtggtgggacCAGAAGCAGTTTTAGCTCCGTCTCTGTCTCCAGAgttggaggaggaagagctggaggTGGAGGAGGCTTTGGAGCTGGCGGTGGCTTCGGCAGCAGAAGCCTCTATAACTTAGGTGGAAGCAAAAGGATTTCCTACAGCTCCGTCGGTGGAGGTCTACGGAGCGGAGCCGGGGGTGGATACAGCTTCGGTCTTGGCTATGGTGGTGGAGCAGGCGCTGGCTTTGGCTTAGGAGgagctggtggtggtggtggctaCGGGCTGGGAAGTGgatttgggctgggagggcctGGATTTGGTGGCCGAGGTGGCCCCGGGTTCCCTGTTTGCCCACCTGGTGGCATCCACGAAGTGACTGTCAACCAGAGCCTCCTGGCACCCCTCAAGCTGGACATCGATCCAGAGATCCAGAAGGTGCGGACGCAGGAGAGGGAGCAGATCAAGACCCTCAACAACAAATTTGCCTCCTTCATTGACAAGGTGAGAGTTTGGTCTGAACCATCAAGCCATGCGTGTTATCAGGTGCCTTGGGAGAAAAACTTCAGGAAGAAACTTCATTTGGATTTAGGGACTTGCCTGAACTGATCCCAGCAGACAAACAACGTGGGCTTGgctgaaaacaaaaactgttttATGTTTCTTCTTAGCAAGGATGAGTTTTCCAATGCCTTTGTATTACTGACAAAGTaattctctctcttccctgtgAAAACCATCCCTGAATGGATCTTCTTCTCCACAATGAGATAGAACCAGTTTAAACTAGTAAGGTGGGCTGAACATCTACTGGGGGGAGATACAATAAAGTTGCAAGTGTGGTTGTTTGGCCTGATTAAAACTCCTGAAAAGAATCTTGATAAACATCTTCAGAAGCTTCTAATACATTTGAGACTCAAAGCCCTATACTGGGACACTCCTAATAATTGCCCTCTGATTTTCCCAACACCTCTGAACCTTTTCTGTTTGCGATCCCACCTTTTCCTGGGAGTCGTGAGGGGTTTTCTGTGTGTGTCGTTCACACACATCCCTGGTtttgttcctccccaggtgcgCTTtttggagcagcagaacaaggtGCTGGAGACCAAGTGGGCcctcctccaggagcagggtCACACTGTCACCAGGAAGTCCCTGGAGCCCCTCTTTGAGGGCTACATCAGCAGCCTGCGGCGGCAGCTCGACAGCCTGATGGGCGAGAGGGGCCGGCTGGACTCGGAGCTCCGGAGCATGCAGGACATGGTGGAAGACTTCAAGAACAAGTAAGGAGCCACATTCTGCAGCACAGGTCATTCCAGCCAGCTAAATCTGGGCAGCTGCTCGTTCCTGCTGGTGCACCTTGATCCGGGTTCCTCTTCCCAGCATAAACATGTTCCCAGAATTACCCCTCGTTATTTTAGGTTTATCACGGGTGAGGTCAGTGTTGAGCACAGAATTCCTGGGGAGCTGCTTCAGCATAACAGAGGTCATGGTCTGATCCCTGGAGTCTCCTGAAATATAGTATGCCTGGAGACAGAGAAATTATTAAATTGTGAGGATAATAGGCAGGCAAAACCAGAATGAAACTTAGCCAATAAACTCCCAGAACTCCCAGCTCCAAAATCCCCCATTTCCCATTCTGTGAGGGGAATTCCAGCCTTTCTAGAGGACCCAGGTGACCTGGGAGTGCTCGAGTTCATGCAGCTCCCACCACCTGGAAGATGATCAGCCCTTTGCCAGAAATTTCCTTGGGGAGGGAATTAACCCCGTGCTGAGACATGGGATCCAGCAGAGGGGAGATGGATCATTCTCAGGACACACCAGCGTCCTGCACCTACTGCCTAGAGGGGATTTTGAGGGGGATTTTTAGGTGAGACCATTGACTTTTATTTGGCTGAGAACAATCTGTCCCTTCTCCAACCAGCCCTGGTTGACTGCAAGTTTGAGAagcaccctgcagggctggaataTGTCAATATTAAGTAGTTAAGCATGGGAAGAGACAGATTTTTTtgggagaagggctgggaagAAGACACTTAAATCCAACAAGAGGGATGGGCAGAGCTTCTGGTGTGGTTTTGGGTGCATTTGAGGTCTTGAAATGTGTTCTAGGCATTTAGAAATACTGGTCAGGCCCCAAACGATGAATTCTACAGTCCAGATTTCAGAGCTACCTCCTGGGAAAAAGAACACGTTTTATTTCAAGTCCAGAGTTTGTTCCCAGTCCAGTGGCTAATTCCCACCTCTTCCCTTGTCCACTCAGAGAcctggctgcagggaaagcTCTGCCAATATTGGTGAGAGAACTGGCACGAACCTGCCTTTGAAAGCCAGGTCTTTGTCTCAAGAGCCTGCATGTTTTGTCTACTTTCTAGCTAAGCCCTGCCCTGATTATCTGATGAGAGGATGTTGCTCAGAGCCATAAAAAGTTCCACAGAACCACTGTCAGGGCTGTAATGATCCTCTCTTGCACAACCATggagctttttgttttaattaaatgctGCAGTGGGTTCTTTGGAGCCATTAGCATTATTATAATATCAAATATCAAATGATTGCTTTATTATGCATTTGTAGGCATTGCAGTGCAGCTTTGTTGAAAGTCTTTTGCATAACTTTGCTTGGAGCGAAGGTCACTGGGAatggctgctcctgcttcctGCCAAAACGGGCTCTGAATCTGCACATTTATGTATGAGCTTGACTTTATGGGTAGtgattaaaatatattaatttaacTGGGACTACTCACATCATGGAGTCCCACAGTTCAAAGACAGTAATATTTGCTCTGCGTCTGCTGTGGATAAACCTGTGGGAGTAGGGAATGTATCCGTGAGCCACAACTGATGATTTGGGAGTGGGGTGCTCGCACCTCTTCATTCCAAACCCCCTCACTCTTTTATCCCGGCAGATACGAAGATGAGATCAACCGGCGCACGGGTGCCGAGAACGAGTTTGTGGTCCTCAAGAAGGTGAGTGGGCTGGGGACTTTGAGCCAGGAAATGGAATTAACTTACCTTGCAGAGTTGGGGTCCTGCACCCTCACGGCTGGGTCGAGCTGTGAGATCAGCACATCCTGGGCTGGGCCCTCCTGAGGCCAGGAATGGGCACAACCTTCCCTGTGCCCATGGAGCTGCCCTGTTTTCTGGCCTCTTGTGGCTCAGCTCAGTCTCTGGTCACATCTTTGTGAGTCAGAGCTTTGCCTTCTGCCCGGGAACCTGGTGCTGGCTCACAGTCAACGCTACGTTAAAAAATACCTTGATCACAGGGACATAAAAATGAGTCTGAGgaactgctggcagcagcacaggttgcccagggaagctgtggctgcccatcCGTGGAAGAGTCCAAGGCAATACTGTCtatggaaggtgtctctgcccacggcaggggtgggAATTGGATgagctttcaggtcccttccaacccaaatcattccatgattccacgaTTCTGTGAACAATAGACCTGGAAGTAGACATGTTCCCATTGGTGTCCTGAAGCCCCTTTGGGTCCTGGTTTCATCAGAAACCGTTGCTCTCTTCTCTTTAG from Prinia subflava isolate CZ2003 ecotype Zambia unplaced genomic scaffold, Cam_Psub_1.2 scaffold_52_NEW, whole genome shotgun sequence includes these protein-coding regions:
- the LOC134565475 gene encoding keratin, type II cytoskeletal 6A-like, whose protein sequence is MHFSAPHRSRGVFDKASCCKARQVLNSRAKFSKQIKEEAPNLSHYRGFCLHCPLLFSCCAAFFLFSSLLLFVFPTEPAMSRISFRSSTGGGMRGFSSGSAIVGGGGGGTRSSFSSVSVSRVGGGRAGGGGGFGAGGGFGSRSLYNLGGSKRISYSSVGGGLRSGAGGGYSFGLGYGGGAGAGFGLGGAGGGGGYGLGSGFGLGGPGFGGRGGPGFPVCPPGGIHEVTVNQSLLAPLKLDIDPEIQKVRTQEREQIKTLNNKFASFIDKVRFLEQQNKVLETKWALLQEQGHTVTRKSLEPLFEGYISSLRRQLDSLMGERGRLDSELRSMQDMVEDFKNKYEDEINRRTGAENEFVVLKKDVDGAYMNKVELQGKADALAEEINFLRALYEAELSQMQQQVSDTSVVLSMDNNRSLDLNSIIAEVKAQYEDIANRSRAEAEAWYQNKYEELQVSAGRHGDDLRNTKIEISEINRMVQRLRNEIDSVKKQCANLQAAIAEAEERGEMALKDAKAKLTELEDALQKAKADLARQLREYQELMNVKLALDIEIATYRKLLEGEESRLAGEGVGAVSVSVVSSSSGMGYGGGSSLGLGGGLGMGGGGGGYTVSSGGFGGGSGFGGGSGGFSGGLSYGGGSSFSSGSSRGVSSSTGGSVRIVSKTTTSKKTIR